One Phocoena sinus isolate mPhoSin1 chromosome 14, mPhoSin1.pri, whole genome shotgun sequence genomic region harbors:
- the SEC14L2 gene encoding LOW QUALITY PROTEIN: SEC14-like protein 2 (The sequence of the model RefSeq protein was modified relative to this genomic sequence to represent the inferred CDS: deleted 2 bases in 2 codons) — protein MSGRVGDLSPRQKEALAKFRENVQDVLPTLPNPDDYFLLRWLRARSFDLQKSEAMLRKHVEVRKQKDIDNIMSWQPPEVVQQYLSGGMCGYDLDGCPIWYDIIGPLDAKGLLLSATKQDLVKTKMRDCELLLRECACQTEKTGNKIETITLIYDCEGLGLKHLWKPAVEAYGEFLCMFEENYPETLKRLFVIKAPKLFPVAYNLIKPFLSEDTRKKIMVLGANWKEVLLKYVSPDQLPVEYGGTMTDPDGDPKCKSKINYGGDIPKKYYVRDQVKQRYEHSVQISRGSSHQVEYEILFPGCVLRWQFMSDGSDIGFGIFLKTKMVGSAEGREMTEVLANQRYNAHLVPEDGTLTCSDPGIYVLRFDNTYSFIHAKKVSFTVEVLLPDKASEEKMKQLGTVTPK, from the exons ATGAGCGGCAGAGTCGGCGATCTGAGCCCCAGGCAGAAGGAGGCACTGGCCAAG TTTCGGGAGAATGTCCAGGATGTGCTGCCCACTCTGCCGAATCCAGATGACTATTTTCTCCTGCGCTGGCTCCGAG CAAGAAGCTTTGACCTGCAGAAGTCTGAGGCCATGCTCCGGAAG CATGTGGAGGTCCGAAAGCAAAAGGACATTGACAACATCATGAGCTGGCAGCCTCCAGAG GTGGTCCAACAGTATCTCTCAGGGGGCATGTGCGGCTACGACCTGGATGGCTGCCCCATCTGGTACGACATCATTGGACCTCTGGATGCCAAGGGTCTGCTCCTCTCAGCCACCAAACAGGACTTGGTCAAGACCAAGATGCGGGACTGCGAGCTGCTTCTGCGGGAGTGCGCCTGCCAGACCGAAAAG ACGGGGAACAAGATAGAGACCATCACCCTGATTTATGACTGTGAGGGGCTTGGTCTCAAACATCTCTGGAAGCCAGCTGTGGAGGCCTATGGAGAG TTTCTCTGCATGTTTGAGGAAAATTACCCCGAAACACTGAAGCGTCTTTTTGTCATTAAAG CCCCCAAGCTGTTTCCTGTGGCCTATAACCTCATCAAACCCTTCCTGAGTGAGGACACTCGTAAGAAGATCATGGTCCTGGGGG CAAACTGGAAGGAGGTTTTACTGAAATATGTCAGCCCTGACCAG TTGCCTGTGGAGTATGGGGGCACCATGACTGACCCTGATGGAGACCCCAAGTGTAAATCCAAG ATCAACTATGGGGGTGACATCCCCAAGAAGTATTACGTGCGAGACCAGGTGAAACAGCGGTACGAACACAGTGTGCAGATTTCCCGGGGCTCCTCCCACCAAGTGGAGTATGAAATTCTCTTTCCAGGCTGCGTCCTCAG GTGGCAGTTCATGTCGGATGGTTCGGACATCGGTTTTGGGATTTTCCTGAAGACCAAAATGGTTGGGAGC GCAGAGGGCAGGGAGATGACAGAGGTGCTTGCTAACCAGAGGTACAATGCCCACCTGGTCCCTGAGGATGGGACCCTCACCTGCAGCGATCCTGGCATCT aTGTCCTGCGGTTTGACAACACCTACAGCTTCATTCATGCAAAGAAGGTCAGTTTCACCGTGGAGGTCCTGCTTCCAGACAAAGCCTCAGAAGAGAAGATGAAACAGCTGGGGACAGTCACCCCAAAGTAA